The Lysobacter gummosus genome includes a region encoding these proteins:
- a CDS encoding NAD(P)/FAD-dependent oxidoreductase, producing MGAVQVEVDSAAAVGGREDVIVVGAGVIGLTCALALLESGRGVRVIDAGPVGGGSSHGNCGTITPSHATPLAAPGVIAQALRWMLTPDAPLYVHPKLDPQLWSWLLRFAARCNASDWRASAQAKSALLNDSRERLEDWVTRYGLVCEFDSSGVDYVFRDAAAFASGQHELDLLREFGVQIELIDGAAYQAQDPAFKPGLAGVIRFDHDAVLRPDRYVAELARTVRARGGEIVERCALRGLQHGAGGIELDTTHGPMRAREAVIALGAWSPKLSDAIGLPSLKRTMQPGKGYSITYDRPALTPLRPVVLRERKVCVTMWDSGFRLGSTMEFSGFDDSLNPRRLAALERGAAEYLHQPVGPVERERWQGWRPMSVDDVPLIGRVPGRAGLWLATGHGMMGVSMSAGTGQLLADLIAGRETAIDPHPYRPERFA from the coding sequence ATGGGCGCAGTGCAAGTGGAAGTGGATTCGGCAGCCGCAGTGGGCGGGCGCGAAGACGTCATCGTCGTCGGCGCCGGCGTGATCGGCCTGACCTGTGCCCTGGCCCTGCTGGAAAGCGGGCGCGGCGTGCGCGTGATCGACGCCGGCCCGGTCGGCGGCGGCAGCTCGCACGGCAACTGCGGCACCATCACCCCCAGCCACGCCACGCCGCTGGCCGCGCCGGGCGTGATCGCGCAGGCGCTGCGCTGGATGCTGACCCCGGACGCGCCGCTGTACGTGCATCCCAAACTCGATCCGCAGCTGTGGAGCTGGCTGCTGCGCTTCGCCGCGCGCTGCAACGCCAGCGACTGGCGCGCCAGCGCGCAGGCCAAGTCGGCGCTGCTGAACGATTCGCGCGAACGGCTGGAAGACTGGGTGACGCGCTACGGCCTGGTCTGCGAGTTCGACAGCTCCGGCGTGGACTACGTGTTCCGCGACGCCGCCGCCTTCGCCTCCGGCCAGCATGAGCTCGACCTGTTGCGCGAGTTCGGCGTGCAGATCGAATTGATCGACGGCGCCGCCTACCAGGCGCAGGACCCGGCGTTCAAGCCCGGCCTGGCCGGAGTGATCCGTTTCGATCACGACGCGGTGCTGCGCCCGGACCGCTACGTGGCCGAGCTCGCGCGCACGGTACGCGCACGCGGCGGCGAGATCGTCGAGCGCTGCGCGCTGCGCGGCCTGCAGCACGGCGCCGGCGGCATCGAGCTGGACACCACGCACGGCCCGATGCGCGCGCGCGAGGCGGTGATCGCGCTCGGCGCGTGGTCGCCGAAGCTGTCCGACGCGATCGGCCTGCCCTCGCTCAAGCGCACCATGCAGCCCGGCAAGGGCTACTCGATCACCTACGACCGCCCGGCGCTGACGCCGTTGCGGCCGGTGGTGCTGCGCGAGCGCAAGGTCTGCGTGACCATGTGGGACAGCGGCTTCCGCCTGGGCAGCACGATGGAATTCTCCGGCTTCGACGACAGCCTCAACCCGCGCCGCCTGGCCGCGCTGGAACGCGGCGCGGCCGAATATCTGCACCAGCCGGTGGGCCCGGTCGAGCGCGAGCGCTGGCAGGGCTGGCGGCCGATGAGCGTGGACGACGTGCCGCTGATCGGCCGCGTGCCCGGCCGCGCCGGCCTGTGGCTGGCGACCGGCCACGGCATGATGGGCGTGAGCATGAGCGCCGGCACCGGCCAGCTGCTGGCCGACCTGATCGCCGGCCGTGAGACCGCGATCGACCCGCATCCCTACCGACCGGAGCGTTTCGCTTGA